From one Eucalyptus grandis isolate ANBG69807.140 chromosome 9, ASM1654582v1, whole genome shotgun sequence genomic stretch:
- the LOC104420220 gene encoding L-ascorbate oxidase, giving the protein MSWLVTRLLCVFAAMVSAEAGVRRYKWDVKYEFKFPDCYRKLAITINGKTPGPTILARRGDPIIVEVTNGLATENLAIHWHGIRQIGSPWSDGTEGVTQCPILPGDTFIYRFVVDRPGTYLYHAHYGMQREAGLYGSIRVLLPGGVAEPFTYDNDKSIILNDWYHASTYEQAAGLSSIPFVWVGEPQSLLIQGKGKFNCSKLATPSSNPTACNTTNPECSPYVLIVIPGKTYRLRISSITALSALSFQIEGHNMTIVEADGHYVEPIVVQNLFIYSGETYSVLIKIDQEPSRNYWITTNIVARNATAKTPPGLAILNYNPNHPKRVPPTDPPAGPIWSDTAPRLAQGVAIKARQGYVHTPPPKSDRVIVLLNTQNTIDGYYRWSMNNVSFTFPHTPYLIALKENLHHVFDQHPPPDRLDDFTTYDIYRVANNTNAISSNAIYRLKFNSTVDIILQNANTMTENNSETHPWHLHGHDFWVLGYGTGKFDAENDPKKYNLANPIMKNTVVVHPYGWTALRLVADNPGVWFFHCHIEAHLYMGMGVVFEEGVEKVGKLPSEIMGCGETKAFKKP; this is encoded by the exons ATGAGTTGGTTAGTCACACGGTTGCTATGTGTTTTCGCGGCGATGGTGTCGGCGGAGGCTGGAGTCCGGCGCTACAAGTGGGATGTGAAGTACGAGTTCAAGTTCCCGGATTGCTACAGGAAGCTGGCCATCACCATCAACGGAAAGACCCCGGGCCCAACCATTCTAGCACGACGGGGAGACCCCATCATCGTGGAAGTTACCAATGGGTTGGCGACAGAGAATCTTGCAATCCATTGGCACGGAATCCGACAG ATCGGAAGTCCGTGGAGCGATGGAACAGAGGGTGTGACTCAGTGCCCCATTTTGCCTGGAGACACCTTTATCTATCGTTTTGTCGTCGATCGA CCCGGAACATACTTGTACCACGCCCACTACGGGATGCAAAGAGAGGCTGGACTGTACGGGTCGATCCGGGTTTTGCTGCCGGGTGGCGTGGCCGAGCCGTTCACTTACGACAACGACAAGAGCATCATCCTCAACGACTGGTACCACGCCAGCACTTATGAACAAGCTGCTGGTTTATCCTCCATTCCCTTCGTTTGGGTTGGGGAACCTCAG TCGCTATTAATTCAAGGGAAGGGAAAGTTCAATTGCTCCAAATTGGCCACTCCAAGCTCAAATCCAACGGCTTGTAACACAACTAATCCTGAATGTTCGCCATATGTGCTGATAGTCATCCCAGGTAAAACGTACCGTCTCAGAATTTCAAGTATCACCGCTCTATCGGCTCTCAGCTTTCAAATTGAG GGTCACAACATGACTATAGTTGAAGCGGATGGGCACTATGTGGAGCCGATCGTGGTCCAAAATCTGTTCATCTACTCGGGCGAGACATACTCCGTCttgatcaaaattgaccaaGAACCCTCAAGAAATTACTGGATCACGACCAACATTGTGGCCCGGAACGCCACGGCCAAGACCCCTCCTGGTCTTGCCATCCTTAATTACAACCCGAACCACCCTAAGAGGGTGCCCCCCACAGATCCACCCGCTGGCCCGATCTGGAGTGACACCGCGCCACGACTGGCACAGGGCGTGGCGATCAAAGCCCGCCAAGGATACGTCCACACTCCACCGCCCAAATCGGACCGAGTGATTGTGCTCCTCAACACACAGAACACGATTGACGGTTATTACCGTTGGTCTATGAACAACGTGTCGTTCACATTCCCACATACACCATACTTGATCGCCCTCAAGGAGAATCTCCACCATGTGTTCGATCAACACCCACCGCCCGATCGGCTAGACGACTTCACGACTTATGACATCTACCGTGTTGCGAACAACACCAATGCCATCTCTAGCAACGCAATCTATAGACTAAAGTTCAACTCCACAGTGGACATCATCCTGCAAAATGCAAACACCATGACCGAAAACAACAGCGAGACGCACCCGTGGCACCTCCACGGCCACGATTTCTGGGTCCTCGGGTACGGGACAGGGAAATTTGACGCCGAAAATGACCCGAAAAAGTACAATTTGGCGAACCCGATCATGAAGAACACGGTCGTAGTTCACCCTTATGGGTGGACCGCCCTTCGATTGGTGGCAGATAATCCGGGCGTTTGGTTTTTCCATTGCCATATAGAGGCTCATCTTTATATGGGCATGGGCGTGGTGTTTGAAGAAGGTGTGGAGAAGGTCGGCAAGTTGCCTTCGGAGATCATGGGATGTGGTGAAACAAAAGCCTTCAAGAAACCATAA